In Halobacillus amylolyticus, the following proteins share a genomic window:
- a CDS encoding YerC/YecD family TrpR-related protein, with product MQIDKLRGKTLDQLFEAILSLENVEECYEFFDDLATMNEVQSLAQRLEVARMLREGFTYHKIETETGASTATISRVKRCLNYGNDAYTQALDRVQANKTK from the coding sequence ATGCAAATTGATAAACTACGCGGTAAAACATTAGACCAGCTTTTTGAAGCAATTCTATCATTAGAGAACGTAGAAGAGTGCTACGAATTCTTTGATGACTTAGCTACAATGAATGAAGTTCAATCGTTAGCACAGCGACTTGAAGTCGCTCGCATGTTAAGGGAAGGATTTACGTACCATAAAATTGAAACAGAAACAGGAGCTTCAACTGCAACGATTTCACGTGTGAAGCGATGCTTGAATTATGGAAATGATGCTTATACACAGGCGCTCGATCGCGTACAAGCTAATAAAACGAAATAA
- a CDS encoding DUF3048 domain-containing protein: MRKIVWLILAAIIMFVLTACANSAEDDSKQEHQDKEETKIEKEGKGEATETSDENVYPLTGEPADGLVDHRILSVMVNNHSDARPQTGLSKADIVYEVLAEGPITRFLALFHSEIPEVVGPVRSARPYYFKLASGYDALYVYHGAAAFINEMVKDSGIDFADGALHDNDGKLFKRSTDRKAPHNSYLLTSGLDALLEKKGYDSSKEVEPLPFADKPAFDGQSAQQVRVAYDELETVSYTYDPESGQYKRSSDGEPTIEKETNERVAVDNVFIVKTEHQVVDDAGRREIDLKSGGEGYLVQQGQMIEVEWKNKGGRILPFKDGEAVSFVPGKTWVNIVPDQPGIVTAE; the protein is encoded by the coding sequence GTGAGAAAGATTGTCTGGTTAATTTTGGCGGCCATTATCATGTTCGTCCTTACAGCCTGTGCGAACTCAGCAGAGGATGATAGTAAGCAGGAGCATCAGGACAAGGAAGAGACAAAGATAGAAAAAGAGGGCAAAGGTGAAGCAACAGAGACAAGTGATGAAAATGTTTATCCCTTGACTGGTGAGCCTGCCGACGGGCTGGTTGATCATCGTATCCTTTCTGTGATGGTGAATAACCATAGTGATGCCCGTCCACAGACGGGATTAAGTAAAGCGGATATCGTCTATGAAGTGTTAGCGGAAGGGCCGATTACCCGTTTCCTTGCCTTGTTTCATAGTGAAATTCCAGAGGTCGTAGGACCAGTGAGAAGTGCTCGTCCGTATTATTTTAAATTAGCAAGTGGCTATGACGCGCTATATGTCTATCACGGGGCAGCGGCTTTTATAAACGAAATGGTTAAAGACAGTGGGATTGACTTTGCAGATGGAGCACTACACGATAATGATGGAAAGCTGTTTAAGCGGTCAACAGATCGTAAGGCTCCTCACAATTCCTATCTATTAACTTCTGGGTTGGATGCCTTACTTGAGAAAAAAGGGTATGATTCCTCGAAAGAAGTGGAGCCGCTGCCGTTTGCGGACAAGCCTGCTTTTGATGGACAGTCAGCACAGCAGGTAAGGGTTGCCTATGATGAGCTTGAAACGGTAAGCTATACTTATGACCCAGAAAGCGGACAGTATAAACGCTCAAGTGATGGTGAGCCGACAATAGAAAAAGAGACAAACGAGCGAGTTGCCGTAGATAATGTGTTTATTGTAAAAACAGAGCATCAGGTCGTCGACGATGCAGGACGCCGTGAGATTGATTTAAAGTCGGGCGGTGAAGGTTATTTAGTACAACAAGGGCAAATGATTGAGGTAGAATGGAAGAATAAAGGTGGTAGAATTCTACCCTTTAAAGACGGTGAGGCTGTCAGTTTCGTTCCTGGGAAGACGTGGGTGAACATCGTTCCAGACCAACCAGGCATCGTTACGGCTGAGTAA
- a CDS encoding adenine deaminase C-terminal domain-containing protein produces the protein MNEQRFRWRNRQLREHVAVVEGKLAPTKLVKNTTYLNVYLKQWMTGHIWIYEDRIIYSGPELPPLTEGTEIIDGQGSYIVPGYVEPHVHPYQLYNPLSLAVHAVQTGTTTLINDNLMWIFLTDKKKAFSLLEDCAKLSASVFWWARFDSQSALQEEDQFDFDDQVLSWLNHDAVIQGGELTAWPDVLYGGDDQMLHWMQESKRSRKPLEGHLPGASWKTLVKMKLLGLDSEHESMTADEVMDRLMHGYQTGLRYSSIRPDLPDILKGLKEKNLTHFDKLMYTTDGSTPGFFSEGLINVCIKIAIEAGIPEIDAYLMGSYQPARHFGLEDRIGSLASGRVAHLNFLSDPTDPTPHSVIAKGEWVKRDHNDVARHKEVHWEENGVAPLDINWELTADDLQFSMPIGMEMVNEVIMKPYAIDNDASVDRLPPETREAFLTLLDRDGKWQVNTLLKGFTDSLGGLVSSYSNTGDFILIGNSREDTRLAFERMKELGGGIVLADQGEIVYELPLPLGGIMADMPMSSLIEEEHRLREHLNSYGYVFGDPVYTLLFLSSMHLPYIRITPKGIMDVKKKEVLYPAMMR, from the coding sequence GTGAATGAACAACGCTTCCGTTGGCGTAATAGACAGTTGCGTGAACACGTAGCCGTCGTTGAAGGTAAACTTGCGCCGACCAAACTAGTAAAAAATACAACCTACTTAAATGTCTACTTAAAACAATGGATGACTGGTCATATATGGATTTATGAGGATCGTATCATTTACTCTGGCCCAGAGCTTCCTCCTCTTACGGAAGGAACAGAAATCATTGATGGGCAAGGGAGTTATATTGTCCCTGGCTATGTTGAGCCGCATGTGCATCCTTATCAGTTATATAACCCTCTCAGCTTAGCAGTGCATGCTGTCCAAACGGGAACAACAACACTGATAAATGATAACTTAATGTGGATTTTTTTAACAGACAAAAAGAAAGCGTTTTCTTTGCTTGAAGACTGCGCGAAATTATCTGCTTCTGTGTTTTGGTGGGCTCGATTTGACTCACAGTCTGCCCTGCAGGAAGAGGATCAGTTTGACTTCGATGATCAGGTGCTATCCTGGCTTAATCATGATGCAGTCATTCAAGGTGGAGAACTGACAGCCTGGCCTGATGTGCTGTATGGGGGCGATGATCAAATGCTTCATTGGATGCAGGAATCGAAGCGTTCCCGAAAGCCGCTTGAGGGTCATTTGCCTGGCGCATCATGGAAAACATTGGTGAAGATGAAATTGCTTGGACTTGATTCAGAACATGAATCCATGACGGCAGATGAAGTGATGGATCGATTGATGCATGGGTATCAAACGGGGTTGCGTTACTCATCGATACGACCGGATTTGCCTGACATTTTAAAAGGGCTGAAGGAAAAGAATCTCACTCATTTTGATAAGTTGATGTACACAACGGATGGATCTACCCCCGGATTTTTTAGTGAAGGATTGATCAATGTTTGTATAAAAATTGCTATCGAGGCAGGTATCCCTGAGATTGATGCCTATTTGATGGGGTCCTATCAGCCAGCGCGTCATTTTGGCCTCGAAGACCGGATTGGAAGCCTTGCGTCCGGTCGAGTAGCCCACTTGAACTTCTTGTCAGATCCAACTGATCCCACTCCCCACTCTGTAATCGCAAAAGGGGAATGGGTGAAGCGTGATCATAACGATGTGGCAAGACATAAAGAAGTTCACTGGGAAGAAAACGGTGTCGCCCCACTTGATATTAACTGGGAATTGACTGCTGATGACCTGCAATTTTCGATGCCGATTGGGATGGAGATGGTGAATGAGGTTATTATGAAGCCATACGCGATAGATAATGACGCATCGGTAGATCGTTTGCCCCCTGAAACGAGAGAAGCCTTTCTTACTTTACTAGACAGAGACGGAAAATGGCAGGTCAATACATTATTAAAGGGATTTACCGATTCACTCGGTGGTCTTGTAAGCTCTTATTCTAATACCGGAGACTTTATTTTAATAGGAAATTCACGAGAGGATACGAGGCTTGCCTTTGAGCGGATGAAAGAGCTTGGCGGTGGTATCGTCCTCGCCGATCAGGGTGAAATTGTCTATGAACTGCCACTGCCGCTTGGTGGAATTATGGCAGATATGCCCATGTCATCTTTAATAGAGGAAGAGCATAGACTAAGAGAGCACCTAAACTCTTATGGATACGTCTTCGGGGACCCTGTTTACACCTTGCTGTTTCTATCATCGATGCATCTCCCTTATATTAGAATTACACCAAAGGGAATTATGGATGTGAAAAAGAAAGAGGTACTCTATCCTGCGATGATGCGTTAA
- the purD gene encoding phosphoribosylamine--glycine ligase — translation MKVLVIGRGGREHSIVKKLASSTQVETLFAAPGNAGMGEQAVRVQIQETDQEQLVAFAKENGVDLTIIGPENPLLDGLADCFIEAGLKVFGPTKAAALIEGSKHFAKQLMQKYDIPTADYQAFTDAEKAKVYIREQGAPIVVKADGLAAGKGVVVAETVEIACEAVEDMLLEGQFGEASREIVVEEFLQGAEFSLMAFVNGKNVYPMLTAQDHKRAFDGDEGPNTGGMGAFAPATHLSWEDYDYAVESILEKTASGLVAEGRSFTGILYAGLIQTDAGPKVIEFNARFGDPETQVVLPLLTNDLVQVLTDVLEGKNPQLKWFEKACAGVVVASAGYPGSYEKGVRLPEWPEEDTFAIHAGTEAVDDGYVTSGGRVLLVGTMATTLDKALNAVYSSLTAFDEHEGFFFRKDIGKSFQTK, via the coding sequence ATGAAGGTTCTAGTTATCGGACGTGGGGGACGTGAGCATAGCATTGTCAAAAAGCTCGCTTCAAGTACACAGGTTGAAACCCTTTTTGCAGCACCCGGGAATGCAGGAATGGGAGAGCAGGCTGTCCGTGTTCAGATTCAAGAAACCGATCAGGAACAGCTTGTCGCTTTTGCTAAAGAAAATGGAGTTGACCTTACCATCATTGGTCCGGAAAACCCATTGTTGGATGGGCTTGCCGACTGCTTTATTGAAGCTGGTCTCAAAGTATTCGGGCCGACAAAAGCAGCTGCCTTGATCGAGGGAAGTAAGCATTTTGCCAAGCAACTGATGCAGAAGTATGATATTCCAACGGCTGATTATCAAGCTTTCACCGATGCTGAGAAAGCAAAAGTTTATATTCGTGAGCAAGGCGCGCCTATTGTTGTTAAAGCAGATGGATTGGCTGCAGGGAAAGGTGTCGTTGTTGCTGAGACTGTGGAAATTGCATGTGAAGCTGTAGAGGATATGCTGCTTGAAGGCCAATTCGGTGAGGCGAGCCGGGAAATCGTCGTTGAAGAATTTTTGCAAGGTGCGGAATTTTCTTTGATGGCTTTTGTGAACGGGAAAAATGTCTATCCGATGCTGACTGCTCAAGATCATAAGCGCGCTTTTGACGGGGACGAAGGTCCAAATACAGGTGGAATGGGGGCCTTTGCTCCTGCTACCCATTTATCTTGGGAGGATTATGATTATGCCGTTGAGTCGATCTTGGAGAAGACAGCCTCGGGTTTAGTGGCTGAAGGTCGGTCGTTTACGGGAATTTTATATGCGGGCCTGATTCAAACAGATGCAGGTCCTAAGGTGATCGAGTTTAACGCACGTTTTGGCGATCCTGAAACACAGGTTGTGCTGCCGCTTTTAACTAATGATCTCGTCCAAGTGTTGACAGATGTTCTTGAAGGGAAAAATCCGCAACTCAAATGGTTTGAGAAGGCATGTGCGGGTGTCGTCGTAGCTTCTGCAGGCTATCCTGGAAGTTATGAAAAAGGTGTACGGTTACCGGAATGGCCGGAGGAAGATACTTTCGCTATCCATGCAGGGACAGAGGCTGTGGATGATGGATATGTTACAAGCGGCGGGCGCGTACTGCTTGTAGGTACGATGGCGACAACACTCGATAAGGCCCTTAACGCTGTGTATAGTTCATTGACTGCTTTTGACGAGCATGAAGGGTTTTTTTTTAGAAAAGATATCGGGAAATCGTTTCAAACGAAATGA